Proteins found in one Pontibacter sp. SGAir0037 genomic segment:
- a CDS encoding oxidoreductase → MQRIRTALIAGASGLVGGHCLNYLLSSDRYSQVISVGRRELPLINPKLEQLVVDFDNLKRFASELAADDIYCCLGTTIKKAGSQDAFYKVDHTYVVQLANITANRQASQFLVVSAMGADAGSSLFYNRVKGEMEADIVKNSFTSVQIFRPSLLLGDRPEKRLGEAIGAAIMKPLSSLMIGPLKKYRPIQGETVAKAMLQAASREQPGIHIYPSDQIEKLGSQP, encoded by the coding sequence ATGCAAAGAATAAGAACCGCCCTAATTGCCGGAGCCAGTGGTTTAGTAGGTGGCCACTGCCTCAACTACCTTTTAAGTAGCGATCGCTACAGCCAGGTTATTTCGGTTGGTCGCCGCGAGCTACCCCTCATCAACCCTAAGCTGGAACAACTGGTAGTTGATTTTGACAACCTGAAAAGGTTTGCCTCCGAACTGGCAGCTGACGATATTTACTGTTGCCTTGGCACCACTATAAAGAAGGCAGGCTCTCAGGATGCATTTTACAAGGTAGACCATACCTATGTTGTGCAGCTGGCTAACATTACCGCCAACAGGCAGGCCTCTCAGTTCTTAGTGGTTTCGGCCATGGGAGCAGATGCAGGCTCGAGCCTGTTTTATAACAGAGTGAAAGGAGAAATGGAGGCTGACATTGTGAAAAACAGCTTTACGTCAGTACAGATTTTCCGCCCTTCGCTCCTGCTTGGCGACAGACCTGAAAAACGCCTGGGAGAGGCAATTGGTGCTGCCATTATGAAGCCTCTCAGCAGTCTGATGATCGGTCCTCTAAAAAAATACAGGCCTATACAAGGCGAAACAGTTGCAAAAGCCATGTTGCAGGCTGCCTCACGGGAGCAGCCGGGTATTCATATTTACCCTTCCGACCAAATTGAAAAACTTGGTTCTCAACCGTAA
- a CDS encoding S1 RNA-binding domain-containing protein, whose product MVDLGNYNELEIAREVDFGVYLTSEDGDILLPRKYVPAGARIGDKVRVFVYRDSEDRVIATTAEPKATVREFACLRVKDSTPIGAFLDWGLEKDLLVPLHHQKERMVTGRTYCVYIYLDETTDRIVATTKLGKYLQNENIELTENQQVSLLVTGFTDIGIKVIIDQLYAGLLYKNEVFQHVQVGDKLQGYVKAIRPDNKIDVTLRRTASAKDEITEAADKILDVLKKAKGYLPISDKSSPDEIYGMLSMSKKTFKKAIGSLYKAGIIYIAEDYIQLNTPEDKF is encoded by the coding sequence ATGGTAGACCTCGGCAATTACAATGAACTGGAAATAGCACGCGAAGTGGATTTTGGTGTATACTTAACTTCTGAGGATGGCGATATTTTGCTCCCCAGGAAATATGTACCTGCTGGAGCCCGCATTGGGGACAAGGTGCGCGTGTTTGTTTACCGTGATTCCGAAGACCGTGTAATTGCCACAACCGCAGAACCAAAGGCAACGGTACGGGAATTTGCCTGCCTCAGGGTGAAAGACAGCACTCCCATTGGCGCTTTTCTGGATTGGGGATTGGAGAAAGACCTGCTGGTACCTCTGCATCATCAAAAAGAACGCATGGTTACGGGGCGCACCTACTGTGTGTACATCTACCTGGATGAAACAACAGACCGTATTGTGGCCACTACCAAACTGGGCAAATACCTGCAGAACGAAAATATAGAACTTACCGAAAATCAACAGGTGAGCCTATTGGTAACCGGCTTTACCGATATAGGGATAAAAGTTATCATTGATCAGCTTTATGCTGGTTTGCTTTACAAGAACGAAGTGTTCCAGCATGTGCAGGTTGGGGATAAACTGCAGGGCTACGTTAAGGCAATCAGGCCTGACAACAAAATAGATGTAACCCTTCGCAGAACTGCCAGTGCAAAAGATGAAATAACAGAAGCCGCTGACAAAATATTGGATGTTCTGAAAAAAGCCAAAGGCTATTTACCTATCTCTGATAAAAGCAGCCCAGATGAAATTTACGGCATGTTGAGCATGAGCAAGAAAACATTTAAAAAGGCTATTGGTTCTCTTTATAAAGCAGGCATAATCTATATAGCAGAAGATTATATCCAGCTAAATACTCCTGAAGACAAGTTTTAG
- a CDS encoding putative DNA modification/repair radical SAM protein, with protein MEDKVIEKLKILADAAKYDVSCSSSGGKRKNENKGLGNAEGMGICHSYTEDGRCVSLLKILLTNFCIYDCSYCVTRKSNDIKRAAFTVQEVVDLTINFYRRNYIEGLFLSSGIFKDADYTMERLVRVAKKLRQEHKFNGYIHLKTIPGASEELIKEAGLYADRLSVNIELPSEQSLQQLAPEKNYKEILVPMGSIKDQLVQAKEESRLFKGAPVFAPAGQSTQLIVGASAETDKQILQLSDQLYKNYSLKRVYYSGYVPVSSDSRLPIIMEPPIIRENRIYQADWLMRFYGFNVQEILDEHHPNLDLDVDPKLAWALRNRYFFPLEINTADYEMILRVPGIGVKSAQKIVSARRFAPLQFEHLRQMGVVLKRAKYFITCNTKSMLRQELDSLHIRNKILFGEGSKRSALLTQQLDLFKQVG; from the coding sequence ATGGAGGATAAAGTGATTGAGAAACTAAAGATATTAGCAGATGCTGCTAAATATGATGTTTCTTGTTCTTCCAGTGGGGGAAAGCGAAAGAATGAGAATAAGGGTTTAGGAAATGCAGAGGGAATGGGTATCTGCCATAGTTATACCGAAGATGGCAGGTGTGTGTCTTTGCTGAAGATACTACTCACCAATTTCTGTATTTACGATTGCTCCTACTGTGTTACCCGCAAGAGCAACGATATAAAGCGGGCGGCATTTACAGTGCAGGAGGTCGTAGACCTGACCATTAATTTTTATCGGCGCAACTATATAGAAGGGTTGTTTCTGAGCTCCGGCATTTTTAAAGATGCAGATTATACGATGGAGCGCTTGGTAAGGGTGGCAAAGAAGCTACGGCAGGAGCATAAGTTTAACGGGTATATTCACCTTAAAACAATACCTGGTGCCAGCGAAGAGCTGATAAAGGAGGCAGGCTTGTATGCCGACAGGCTAAGTGTAAACATAGAGTTGCCTTCGGAGCAGAGCTTACAGCAATTAGCACCGGAGAAAAACTATAAGGAAATACTGGTGCCAATGGGCTCTATTAAAGACCAACTGGTGCAGGCGAAGGAAGAAAGCAGGTTGTTTAAAGGAGCTCCGGTGTTTGCACCGGCAGGGCAGAGTACGCAACTAATAGTAGGGGCATCGGCAGAAACCGATAAGCAGATTTTGCAGCTGTCTGACCAGCTGTATAAAAACTATAGCTTAAAGCGGGTATACTACTCCGGCTATGTGCCGGTAAGTTCCGATAGCAGGTTACCTATTATAATGGAGCCACCTATTATTCGTGAAAACCGCATTTACCAGGCAGATTGGCTGATGCGCTTTTACGGATTTAATGTACAGGAGATTCTGGACGAGCATCATCCGAACCTGGATTTGGATGTGGACCCGAAATTGGCCTGGGCTTTGCGAAACCGGTATTTTTTTCCCTTGGAAATAAATACGGCCGATTACGAAATGATTTTAAGAGTGCCGGGCATCGGTGTGAAGTCTGCTCAGAAAATTGTGTCCGCCCGGCGTTTTGCACCACTGCAGTTTGAGCATTTGCGCCAGATGGGGGTAGTACTCAAGAGGGCAAAATACTTTATAACGTGCAACACCAAAAGTATGCTGCGGCAGGAGTTGGATTCGCTGCATATCAGGAATAAAATACTTTTTGGAGAGGGCTCTAAGCGAAGTGCATTATTAACACAGCAGCTGGACCTGTTTAAGCAAGTAGGCTAA
- a CDS encoding TIGR03915 family putative DNA repair protein, with amino-acid sequence MNLCHYSYDGSFEGLLTIIFEAFERKVWPISIEQESMAQPSMFYDTIVITADAVKAGRVWKGLEKRLTTEALQALYYTYLSEQPEFEKLIFDFARLAFESKEDITGNFTVAAVLKVQQIRKQVHREKHRMEAFVRFQKTADNLFYAAISPDYNVLPLIQGHFERRYADQQWAIYDTKRHYGLYYDLTSTAIVTLDEPLLQHKAIGILPNHAYHLEEEKYQQLWQVYFKHVNIPERRNPKLHLRHMPKRYWKFLSEKQSG; translated from the coding sequence ATGAATTTGTGCCACTATAGCTACGATGGCTCATTTGAAGGGCTGCTGACAATTATATTCGAAGCCTTTGAGCGAAAGGTCTGGCCAATTAGTATAGAACAGGAAAGCATGGCACAGCCTTCTATGTTCTACGATACTATTGTTATAACAGCAGATGCAGTAAAAGCCGGAAGGGTATGGAAAGGGCTGGAGAAAAGGCTTACCACCGAAGCATTGCAGGCTCTGTATTATACTTATCTGTCGGAGCAGCCCGAATTTGAAAAACTGATATTTGATTTTGCCCGCCTTGCCTTTGAGAGTAAGGAAGATATAACAGGCAATTTTACAGTAGCAGCAGTGCTTAAAGTACAGCAGATCCGAAAGCAAGTGCATCGGGAAAAGCATAGGATGGAAGCGTTTGTGCGTTTTCAGAAAACGGCAGATAACCTGTTTTATGCGGCTATCTCACCTGATTATAATGTGCTTCCGCTCATCCAGGGGCATTTTGAAAGAAGGTACGCCGATCAGCAGTGGGCTATTTATGATACCAAAAGGCACTATGGCCTGTATTATGATTTAACATCCACGGCCATTGTAACGCTGGATGAACCGCTGCTGCAGCATAAAGCTATAGGCATACTCCCTAATCATGCTTATCACCTGGAGGAAGAAAAATATCAGCAGTTATGGCAGGTGTACTTTAAGCATGTAAATATACCCGAGCGCAGAAACCCGAAGCTGCATCTGCGGCACATGCCCAAACGCTATTGGAAATTCCTGTCTGAAAAGCAGTCGGGTTAA
- a CDS encoding DUF3857 domain-containing protein — MKAKAFVKFYCCLIILAGSYFSVSAQDAGAKFGKIEEQELALKSFEADTSAEAVVLSDHAYSHFNFTTGKTQLIFERHTRVKILKKSGYDWANVSIPLYQNNSSKEKVNSIKGFTYNLVDGKLTKDKLETKAVFEEQINEHWSSKKFTMPNVKEGSVVEYSYIIVSDFIYNLRDWEFQTSVPTVWSEYEVQMPQYFDYKFLYNGYHPFHKTGKGGGDSFDLDTNRGVYSWKMKDVPALKEERYITTLDDYRAKIEFELQVVHHPVEGSKTMTGEWNQVIDELLSSERFGTQLNRKGYFKNEVAAILAKYNTPEQQMEAIHELVKKKVKWDGMHSIYTGGPLRKVYDNGKGNAAEINLMLTAMLQEAGLEAAPVLVSTRRHGKIYKATPLLTKFNYIVAHVKIDNKDYLLDATDPLLPAGMLSYQCLNGEGRLVKSKSDVWLPLKPKASYTEFRIGEFAISETGEVKGKTTDSYQGYSALDLRRSILEAGEQKYAEEHNKSAGDYKRSGTVFKDLHSVEKPLELSYEVQVEGNKQQNNLIYLNPMMGQNLKENPFKLKYRYYPVDFAVPIDETLSYRFTLPAGYTLDEKPAPVSIALPNKGGQFLYRVEQQGNVVTLMSKISINKTVFGIEEYPYLKELYDQIVAKQAESIVIKKGEGKTL; from the coding sequence ATGAAAGCAAAAGCTTTTGTTAAATTCTATTGCTGCCTTATCATTCTGGCAGGAAGTTACTTTTCTGTTTCAGCTCAGGATGCGGGTGCAAAATTCGGTAAAATTGAAGAGCAGGAACTGGCTCTTAAATCCTTCGAAGCTGATACCAGCGCTGAAGCAGTAGTTCTCTCCGATCATGCCTATTCTCATTTTAACTTTACAACCGGCAAAACACAGCTGATTTTCGAGCGGCATACTCGTGTCAAAATTCTCAAGAAATCTGGCTATGACTGGGCAAACGTTTCTATTCCGTTGTATCAGAATAATTCCAGTAAGGAGAAGGTGAACAGTATTAAGGGCTTTACCTATAATCTGGTGGACGGAAAACTAACCAAGGATAAGTTAGAGACAAAAGCTGTTTTCGAAGAACAAATCAACGAACATTGGTCGTCTAAAAAATTTACGATGCCTAATGTAAAAGAAGGTTCTGTAGTAGAGTATTCCTACATAATTGTATCAGACTTTATATACAACCTGCGCGATTGGGAGTTCCAGACCTCTGTGCCTACAGTCTGGAGCGAATATGAAGTGCAGATGCCGCAGTATTTCGATTACAAGTTCCTCTATAATGGTTATCATCCGTTCCATAAAACAGGTAAAGGTGGTGGTGACAGCTTCGATCTGGATACTAACAGAGGTGTGTATAGCTGGAAAATGAAGGATGTGCCCGCCTTAAAAGAAGAACGCTATATAACCACCTTGGATGATTACAGAGCGAAGATAGAATTTGAGCTGCAGGTTGTGCACCATCCGGTTGAAGGTTCTAAAACAATGACTGGCGAGTGGAACCAGGTAATTGACGAGTTGCTGTCGAGTGAGCGTTTCGGAACTCAGTTGAACCGGAAAGGCTACTTTAAGAATGAGGTAGCTGCTATTCTTGCCAAGTATAACACACCTGAACAGCAGATGGAGGCCATACACGAGCTGGTAAAAAAGAAAGTGAAATGGGATGGCATGCACTCTATCTACACTGGCGGCCCTCTGCGTAAGGTATACGACAATGGCAAAGGCAACGCGGCCGAAATTAACCTGATGCTGACGGCTATGCTGCAAGAGGCAGGTTTAGAGGCAGCACCTGTGCTGGTTAGTACCAGAAGACATGGCAAAATTTATAAAGCAACACCTCTGCTAACTAAATTCAACTACATAGTAGCTCATGTAAAAATAGACAATAAAGACTATCTGCTCGATGCTACAGATCCTTTGTTGCCAGCCGGTATGCTGTCTTATCAGTGCCTGAATGGTGAAGGAAGGCTGGTAAAATCTAAAAGCGATGTCTGGCTGCCATTAAAGCCTAAAGCTAGTTATACAGAGTTTAGAATAGGGGAATTTGCCATTTCTGAAACTGGTGAAGTAAAAGGAAAAACTACTGATTCCTATCAGGGCTATAGCGCCCTCGATTTAAGGCGTTCAATTCTGGAGGCGGGAGAGCAGAAGTATGCAGAAGAGCATAACAAGAGTGCCGGAGACTATAAAAGAAGCGGAACAGTTTTCAAAGATCTGCACAGTGTGGAGAAGCCGCTGGAGCTAAGCTATGAAGTTCAGGTAGAGGGAAATAAGCAGCAAAATAACCTGATTTACCTGAACCCGATGATGGGGCAGAATTTGAAAGAGAACCCATTCAAGCTTAAGTACCGCTACTACCCTGTCGATTTTGCGGTTCCGATAGATGAAACGCTATCTTACCGTTTTACACTGCCCGCTGGCTATACTTTAGATGAAAAACCAGCGCCTGTAAGCATTGCTTTGCCTAACAAAGGCGGACAGTTTCTCTATAGAGTAGAACAGCAGGGGAATGTAGTAACGCTTATGAGTAAGATCAGCATCAATAAAACTGTGTTTGGAATTGAAGAATATCCATACCTGAAAGAACTGTACGACCAGATTGTAGCTAAACAGGCTGAAAGTATAGTGATTAAAAAAGGAGAGGGTAAAACACTATAA
- a CDS encoding DUF3857 domain-containing protein, whose protein sequence is MKAVTSTKLFLLLLCLMATSVVAHAQEAPAKFGKIEESELKMLTYDKDTSAAAVVLSDVGNTYFTYYKGFQFVFERQTRIKILKKSGYDWANISIPFYQKNASKEKVINIKGFTYNLVDGKVVKEKLEGKAIFDEQTSEYWFTKKFTMPNVKEGSVIEFSYTITSDFLYNLREWEFQDFIPIAYSQYKVRIPEYFNYKLNQQGYLRFSDESKTERGREKFTVTWEASIDAGLGGGRTPGGSTQVEAENVTHLWVVKDAPALRPESFITTMRDYQTKLEFELQTVKYPGEIPRVMTGNWDEVTVDLMKSENFGTQLRRNGFFKNEIAAIAAKYTKPEEQIAAIHELVKKSVKWNGKYHYLTTGPIRKAFDNHIGNAADINILLTAMLLEAGLDAAPVLVSTREHGRPPLGSPMLNKFNYVLSHVKLGDYEVLLDATDPLLTAGMLPFRCLNGQGRLIKNGDNRWVDLKPTGQQTSFFTSTLTVSETGDMSGKATESNGGYNALFMRRVILEEGEDKFAEKMAKESGNYKIENAKVQNLTDLGKALELVYDIRVSGNGQKNSMLYINPMLSQAEKENPFKLEERLYPVDFAAPKDETYICTITIPDGFEVEESPKNAVVALPENGGRFMYVVEKNGNKIQILSKISISKPVFYAPEYASLKEFYNQIVAKHAEQIVLKKIAQN, encoded by the coding sequence ATGAAAGCAGTAACTTCTACTAAATTATTTCTGCTACTTCTGTGCCTGATGGCTACTTCTGTTGTTGCACATGCGCAAGAAGCGCCAGCCAAATTTGGCAAAATTGAGGAAAGCGAGCTAAAAATGCTCACCTACGACAAAGACACAAGTGCTGCAGCTGTAGTACTCTCCGATGTTGGCAATACTTACTTTACTTACTACAAAGGATTCCAGTTTGTGTTTGAGCGGCAAACCCGAATAAAAATTCTGAAGAAGTCTGGCTACGACTGGGCCAACATTTCTATCCCTTTTTATCAAAAGAACGCTTCCAAAGAAAAGGTTATAAACATTAAAGGCTTTACCTATAATCTGGTAGATGGCAAAGTGGTGAAAGAGAAGCTGGAAGGAAAGGCTATTTTTGATGAACAGACAAGTGAATACTGGTTCACTAAAAAGTTTACCATGCCGAATGTGAAAGAAGGCTCTGTAATAGAATTTTCTTATACCATCACATCCGACTTTTTATACAACCTGAGAGAATGGGAGTTCCAGGATTTTATTCCTATCGCTTATAGCCAGTATAAAGTACGCATTCCGGAGTATTTCAACTACAAGCTGAACCAGCAAGGTTACCTGCGCTTTAGCGATGAATCTAAAACTGAAAGAGGCAGGGAGAAGTTCACTGTTACCTGGGAGGCCTCTATTGATGCGGGTTTAGGAGGAGGAAGAACACCTGGCGGTTCTACGCAGGTAGAGGCGGAGAATGTAACCCACCTATGGGTTGTAAAAGATGCACCTGCCTTACGCCCGGAAAGTTTTATTACCACTATGCGCGACTATCAGACTAAACTTGAATTCGAGCTTCAGACAGTAAAATATCCTGGTGAAATACCAAGGGTAATGACAGGCAACTGGGACGAAGTAACAGTGGACTTGATGAAGTCAGAAAATTTTGGAACACAGCTGAGAAGGAATGGCTTCTTTAAAAATGAAATAGCGGCCATTGCGGCCAAATACACTAAGCCAGAGGAGCAGATAGCTGCTATACACGAACTGGTTAAGAAGAGTGTCAAGTGGAATGGCAAGTATCATTATTTAACAACCGGGCCTATTCGCAAGGCTTTTGATAATCACATAGGAAATGCTGCAGACATTAACATACTGTTAACAGCTATGTTGTTGGAAGCAGGTTTAGATGCGGCACCTGTCCTGGTGAGTACCAGAGAGCACGGTCGCCCGCCTTTGGGTTCTCCTATGCTGAACAAGTTTAACTATGTATTGTCGCATGTTAAACTAGGCGATTATGAAGTGCTGCTCGATGCCACAGATCCCCTGTTAACGGCAGGAATGCTGCCTTTCCGTTGCCTGAACGGCCAGGGCAGGCTTATAAAGAATGGCGACAATCGCTGGGTGGACCTAAAGCCTACGGGGCAGCAGACTTCTTTTTTTACCAGCACGCTTACAGTATCAGAAACCGGCGATATGTCGGGTAAGGCCACAGAATCGAACGGCGGGTATAATGCCTTATTTATGCGCAGAGTTATTCTGGAAGAAGGCGAGGACAAGTTTGCGGAGAAAATGGCGAAAGAGTCTGGGAACTATAAAATTGAGAATGCCAAGGTTCAGAACCTGACAGATCTGGGAAAAGCCCTGGAACTTGTATACGACATCAGAGTGAGCGGCAACGGCCAGAAAAACAGCATGCTTTACATTAACCCTATGTTGAGCCAGGCAGAAAAAGAGAACCCTTTTAAACTGGAAGAAAGGCTATACCCGGTAGATTTTGCTGCTCCGAAAGACGAAACATATATATGTACCATTACCATACCGGATGGCTTTGAAGTAGAGGAATCGCCCAAGAATGCTGTAGTGGCCTTACCTGAGAATGGAGGCAGGTTTATGTATGTTGTGGAAAAGAATGGAAACAAAATCCAGATACTGAGTAAAATCAGTATTAGCAAACCTGTGTTTTATGCCCCGGAATATGCTTCCTTAAAAGAGTTCTACAACCAGATTGTGGCGAAACATGCTGAGCAGATAGTGCTTAAAAAAATCGCGCAAAATTAG
- a CDS encoding DUF3857 domain-containing protein, with product MKIFTNVLSYSLSIAFLILAVVLPGRAYSADLEKGANVIVSEETTFTVNSISSGTTLVKTTITILNDNGKRRAKLYVPYDKLSKVDFIKGTSYDRFGKKIKTLKKSDIVDVSSINDFSLFEDNRVKIADLTHTSYPYVVEYEYQTTSNNMLFYPTWAPQDDDKLAVKDASFKVLMPKGMNLRYQEYNLQEKVKQESTPTHEVYVWKVNNLAAVELEPYGPYFSEVIPMVRTAPNDFEVQGYRGNMETWEAYGKWINKLNEGRGVLPEATKKKLQDMVAKAQDPAEKVKIVYNYLQQNTRYISIQLGIGGWQPFEASFVDAKGYGDCKALTNYTQSMLQAIGIESHHALIRAGDNIPNIQADFPSSQFNHVILCVPMKADTLWLECTSQNASAGYMGSSTGNRNALLITPTGGKIVKTPDYKAPDNLQKRSIAVSLDEKGNGLARITTLYAGEQQESYDGMMNHLKPEDQKKWLYNNIKMPSFEIASFAFNQTKDRIPTVTEKLELNLRQCATLSGKRMFVTLNLMNRWESAPRQVEKRQYEVVRGMSFFDIDTVEYQIPVGYTLEYQPQEVVHTSQFGEYKAKVQVDGQKLVYIRSLQMHKGRYNRDTYPAMVEFINNIVKADGQQAVFVKNIN from the coding sequence ATGAAAATTTTTACCAATGTGCTTAGCTATAGTTTAAGCATTGCATTTTTGATACTTGCTGTTGTATTACCTGGCAGGGCATACAGCGCTGATCTTGAGAAAGGGGCTAATGTGATTGTGTCGGAAGAGACAACGTTTACAGTTAATTCGATAAGCAGTGGAACAACGCTTGTTAAAACTACTATTACCATTCTGAATGATAACGGAAAACGTAGAGCAAAGCTGTATGTGCCTTACGATAAACTTAGTAAAGTAGACTTCATCAAAGGAACGTCTTATGATCGCTTCGGCAAGAAAATTAAAACTTTAAAGAAAAGCGATATTGTAGATGTTAGCTCTATTAATGATTTTTCCTTGTTTGAAGATAATAGGGTGAAAATTGCTGATCTTACCCATACTTCTTACCCTTATGTAGTTGAGTACGAGTACCAGACTACCTCTAACAATATGCTTTTTTATCCTACTTGGGCTCCTCAGGATGATGATAAATTAGCAGTGAAAGACGCCTCCTTTAAAGTTTTAATGCCGAAGGGGATGAATCTGCGTTACCAGGAGTACAATTTGCAGGAAAAGGTAAAGCAGGAAAGCACGCCTACACATGAGGTGTATGTCTGGAAAGTAAATAACTTAGCTGCTGTGGAGCTAGAACCATACGGACCTTACTTTTCAGAGGTAATACCAATGGTGCGAACAGCCCCAAATGATTTTGAAGTACAAGGCTACAGAGGTAACATGGAAACCTGGGAAGCTTATGGAAAGTGGATTAACAAGCTGAACGAAGGCCGAGGAGTACTGCCAGAGGCAACTAAAAAGAAACTGCAGGATATGGTAGCCAAAGCACAGGATCCGGCAGAGAAGGTGAAAATAGTATACAATTACCTGCAGCAGAACACACGCTACATTTCTATACAGTTGGGTATAGGTGGCTGGCAACCTTTTGAAGCTTCTTTTGTCGATGCAAAAGGATATGGAGATTGTAAAGCTTTAACAAATTACACGCAGTCAATGCTGCAGGCAATAGGTATAGAATCTCATCATGCTTTAATCAGGGCCGGAGATAATATTCCTAACATACAGGCCGATTTCCCGAGCTCACAGTTTAACCATGTTATTTTGTGTGTGCCGATGAAAGCGGATACGCTATGGCTGGAATGTACAAGCCAGAATGCATCGGCAGGTTATATGGGAAGCTCAACAGGAAACCGCAATGCTTTACTAATAACACCAACAGGTGGTAAAATAGTAAAAACACCTGATTATAAAGCCCCTGATAATTTACAAAAACGTTCTATAGCTGTTAGCCTGGACGAGAAAGGGAATGGCCTGGCCCGCATCACAACATTATATGCGGGGGAACAGCAGGAGTCTTATGATGGAATGATGAATCATCTCAAGCCCGAAGACCAGAAGAAATGGCTTTATAACAATATTAAAATGCCTTCTTTCGAAATAGCAAGTTTTGCTTTTAACCAGACAAAAGACCGGATTCCTACTGTAACAGAAAAGCTGGAGCTGAACCTGCGCCAGTGTGCTACCCTAAGTGGAAAACGAATGTTTGTTACCCTTAACCTGATGAACAGGTGGGAGTCAGCGCCACGTCAGGTAGAAAAGCGCCAATATGAAGTGGTGCGTGGCATGTCGTTCTTTGATATAGACACCGTAGAATATCAGATACCGGTTGGTTATACTTTAGAATACCAGCCACAGGAGGTTGTGCATACTTCGCAGTTCGGAGAATATAAGGCAAAGGTGCAGGTAGATGGGCAAAAGCTGGTTTATATCAGGTCGCTGCAAATGCACAAAGGCCGTTACAACAGAGATACTTATCCGGCCATGGTAGAGTTTATCAACAACATTGTAAAGGCCGACGGACAGCAGGCTGTATTTGTGAAGAATATAAATTAA
- a CDS encoding GNAT family N-acetyltransferase — translation MQTIIGNITLAAMLPEHYGQVKEIYALGIATNNATLETNAPEWPEWDAKHLAACRLVALQEEQVVGWAALTPVSGRCVYSGVAEVSVYVHPASKGRGIGKMLLSKLVEESEEEGFWTLQAGIFKENEASIQLHQKCGFRLIGVRERLGQLHGQWRDICLLERRSSKVGL, via the coding sequence ATGCAAACGATCATTGGAAATATTACTTTAGCTGCTATGCTGCCTGAACATTACGGGCAGGTAAAAGAAATCTACGCGCTTGGTATTGCTACCAACAACGCTACTCTGGAAACAAATGCCCCGGAGTGGCCGGAGTGGGATGCAAAGCATCTGGCTGCTTGCCGATTGGTTGCACTGCAAGAGGAGCAGGTTGTAGGATGGGCTGCCCTAACGCCTGTTTCAGGAAGATGCGTGTATAGTGGTGTGGCAGAGGTAAGTGTCTATGTGCATCCGGCTTCAAAAGGCAGAGGCATAGGTAAAATGCTACTATCTAAATTAGTAGAAGAATCAGAGGAGGAAGGATTTTGGACACTACAGGCAGGCATCTTCAAGGAAAATGAAGCAAGCATACAGCTGCATCAAAAGTGTGGGTTCAGGCTGATAGGCGTGCGGGAACGACTGGGGCAACTACACGGACAGTGGCGGGATATCTGCCTGCTGGAGCGGAGAAGTAGTAAAGTAGGGTTATAA